CTGTCCAGGGGCCTGGTAGGAGGGCAGGCACCCCAGCAGGTGCCGGACACAAGAGGGCCAGGGGAGGGACAAGGCAGGTGGGCGTCCTCTGTAGCAGGAAGAGCAGTTCACCTGGCACAGCTGGTACGCTgtccggcgggggggggggtacctGTCCTGTCTGGAGGCCTGAGGGGACAGGCTGAGAGGGATGGTGGGAGCTGATGGCAGCCCTGCTGGtggcagggaggaggccaggaTAGTCTGTGCACTTGGCAGCCGAGCAGTGTGCAGGGCCCCTCCTGGAGCACACAGCCTGATGGGGGAGGCAGGTGCCAACCAGATGGCCGTGCTGTGGAAGCCAGGGTTGCACACTGAAGCAAGCGccctggagggagggcaggagtaGGTGCAGGATGAGGAGACCCTCCTGGGCTGCGGGGCCTGGCAGGCGTCCCTTACTGAGCTGGAGTTAACCAGGGCCCGCCGGGGTTTCTCACCCTCCGCACTGCTGATATTTGGGGTCGGATCTCTGTTAATGGGGGCTGTCCCCTGCACCGTGGGTTGTTTAGCACTCCCCTGGTCTCTGTCCACTCCATCCCAGGAGAACCCCCTCACTGCCGGTGGTGACGACAAAaacgtctccagacattgccagatgtcccctgggaGGCACAGTGGCCCCAGCTGAGGCCCActgaacagggggaggggagcagagcgtTGCGGCACAGAGACCTGTCTGGCTAAAGGCCTGGAGGTCATGTGGCCGGGGAGAAGCAGGGGGTGCGGGCGCAGCCTGTCGGGCCCCGTAGGACTTGAGGCTTTTCCTCTGGGCCACAGGGGCGTTGGCTACAGTGGACCCACACAGGTGGGCCACGGAGCCTGGTGGGAGTGACAGCCACAGCCTGAGCCTGCAAGTGGTAAGGGGGGGCAGACGTCAGAGGTATCACCCCCCCTCCTGCCCAGGACATCTCTGCACATGTGGGCACGGTTGGCAGGGCCGTACTCGGGGGGAGGGCCTGGACAGACTCCAGGGGCGTCGACTGAGCCGCCTTGGACCTCCAGGAACGCCTGGCCTTGGGTgggcggggagtctccttggtGTGGGTAAGAATCACTTCTCATCATGGCTGTTATTGCTCAAGGACGGCAGGTTCCATCCTGTCTGGAGGGAAAGCCTTCCCTTCCAAAGCTCTCTCCCTGTGTTGATCGCCATCTCTGCAGAGTTCAACAGCTAGCTCTTACTGAGCGCTGAGAGTGGCTCATGCGTTTCCCCACCCTCAGACGCTGGGGTGCTCGATACTCTTATTTGCTTCCTTTAGGGCGAGGAGGCCAAGTTAGAAAGTGCAGGGTCTTGGGACGCAGGGGAGCCGGCTGGCTCCAGCACCTGCAGCCTCAGTCGCCCGAGAGGGTCTGGGATTTTTCTGCCTGCTCGGCTTCCCAGTGCTGGCTCCCCTGCGCCCCTCACCAGCCCCGTCCATAGAGGAGGAATCCGAGGCCCAGCGAGGTGCAGAGGTTTGTCTGAGGCGGGCGGCGGTCCAGCGCACGCTCCCGCTGCCTACCGCCCTCAGCTCCTGCGCTTGCCCGCAGGCCCTCCCCTGCCTCAGAGCCTTCGCCGATGCCATTCGCCTGCCAGGAATGCTCCCCAGGGGCTGGCTCTTCCTGCTGCCTCAGCATCAGCCTCACCTCCCCGGGTATCGCCTGCCCCGCCTGACGTAGCGCCCTGGCACCCCGGCCCCTGTGTTCCTGGCATGGCATTGGCATATCGACCCATTTGTGGTCCGGGGCCCGCCCCTGACGCTGAGCTCGGTGCGGGCAGGGGCCGGtctgccctcccccaggctgTCCTGAGTGCCTCCACATTCCAGGACTGGGCTGCTGAAGGCTCTGCCCAGGCGGGTCACAGATCTCTGGTGGACAAAGGCTGTCATCTGCTGCAGCCTCTCCCAGGTGTTCCAGGAGACTTGGCTGGGTTACATATGTCGCCCGTTGGAGCGACGGACTGAGGTCATTTCCCTGCTTTCCATTCCCTCGTGTCTGGCCATCACAGAGTACTGGCTCCTCTTGGTCCCTGGGCAGTTCCTGAACACCTCGTGGGGCTGGGCTCTCAGAACATTCTCCTCAAACAGACCCTCTTCCCGCTTCCAGGGGGGCTGCAGTGGGGTTGCGGGTCATGGGCCCCCTTCCCTGCATCTCTGGCTCCTTGGCTGAGCGAGGGTGACTCCTGTCTGGTAGCAGAAGCACCGATGGTGTCAGGGGTAGGAAGTGGAAGTGGGCTGTTGGGAGCGAAGAGAACGCTCATGACGTCATGAGCTAGAAACAGCGAAAGCCACCCGGCGTGTTTTTCACTAGGATGAGGGCAGGATGGTCAGGCTTAAGACCTGATTAAAAAGAGCCCCTATGGGAGAGGTCCCCCACCCCGGCCGCCCCGAGCTTGGGAGCTGGCAGGGCCCCGTGGAGTCCCCGGTGGAGCCTCACCCTGCTTTGTCTTTCAGGGCTCTCGGGTCCAGCCTGGGTTCCAGCCTCGCTGAGCAGACGGCCCCACGAGCTTCCTCCCGCGGAAGCTCCCCAGGCACTGACCATGTCTATTATGGACCACAGCCCCACTACGGGCGTGGTCACGGTCATCGTCATCCTCATCGCCATCGCTGCCCTGGGGGCCTTGATCCTGGGTTGCTGGTGCTACCTGCGCCTGCAGCACATCAGCCAGTCGGAAGACGAGGAGAGCATCGTGGGCGATGGCGAGACCAAGGAGCCCTTCCTGCTGGTGCAGTACTCCGCCAAGGGACCGTGCGGGGAGAGAAAGGCCAAGCTGACCCCACACGGCCCAGACGTCCACGGCTGAGCTGGGATGCGGAGGCCCCGAGGCCTGTTTGCAGCCGGCTGAGAGGCATGGGGAGGGGCGGAACCACAGACGTGCTGCTGGGGACGGCTTGACACCTGCAGGCATGGCCTGGCTGGGCTTCATCACCGCATGCACTGGCTCCTGAGGCCTTGGCCGTCCTTAGCCGGGACGCCTCCTGGTGGGACTGCCCATTGCAGGCAGTGGGCA
The sequence above is drawn from the Neomonachus schauinslandi chromosome 5, ASM220157v2, whole genome shotgun sequence genome and encodes:
- the SNN gene encoding stannin, which produces MSIMDHSPTTGVVTVIVILIAIAALGALILGCWCYLRLQHISQSEDEESIVGDGETKEPFLLVQYSAKGPCGERKAKLTPHGPDVHG